Genomic segment of Octadecabacter arcticus 238:
GCAGCCCTTTATCCGAATGAAACGCGACACATGCGATCACTGATCGTGAAATACGCAGAAATCAATGACATCCCCGAAGACCTGCTACACGCCGTGATCCAGCGCGAAAGTGATTACCGCCCGCGTGCACGCAACGGGCCCTACTACGGATTGATGCAAATTCTGCCGCAAACCGCGCGCGGTATGGGCTTTTCTGGCGCTCCAGACGAATTGCTCGAGCCGGAAACCAATTTAATATACGCGGGCCGTTATTTGCGCGGCGCGTGGCTTGTGTCAGACGGAGACATCGACACAGCCGTCGGATGGTACGCCCGCGGCTATTATTACGAAGCTCGCGATCGCTGCCTCTTGGTTGAAACCAGACTGCGCAACAGCGAAGTGCGCCGCCAC
This window contains:
- a CDS encoding lytic transglycosylase domain-containing protein, coding for MKHLLLTFCLALSACSQAREPALQAAAQAALYPNETRHMRSLIVKYAEINDIPEDLLHAVIQRESDYRPRARNGPYYGLMQILPQTARGMGFSGAPDELLEPETNLIYAGRYLRGAWLVSDGDIDTAVGWYARGYYYEARDRCLLVETRLRNSEVRRHC